In the Chroococcidiopsis sp. SAG 2025 genome, one interval contains:
- a CDS encoding clan AA aspartic protease — protein sequence MVSFNRIDVAASEHMGAVRVPVKLTNAVDEILVNRGLLNPNQLRVCETEALVDTGAVRTVVSQAIVQELGLKVRAQQLAKYADGREEMVGLTEPVIIEIMGRETTEAVLVTGDEVLIGQTVLETLDLLVDCKNQRLIPNPAHPDQPIFRI from the coding sequence ATGGTAAGTTTCAATCGAATTGATGTTGCAGCTAGCGAACATATGGGAGCAGTCCGAGTACCAGTCAAGCTTACAAATGCTGTTGATGAAATCTTGGTCAATCGAGGATTACTTAATCCAAATCAGTTGCGCGTGTGTGAAACTGAAGCACTAGTAGACACTGGTGCAGTTCGTACAGTCGTATCTCAAGCTATAGTACAAGAACTAGGCTTAAAAGTTCGCGCTCAGCAGCTTGCTAAATATGCTGATGGTAGAGAGGAAATGGTGGGACTTACTGAACCTGTAATTATCGAAATCATGGGACGGGAGACAACCGAGGCAGTGTTAGTAACTGGGGATGAAGTCTTAATTGGTCAAACTGTATTAGAAACATTAGATTTACTAGTAGATTGTAAAAATCAGCGTTTAATTCCCAATCCCGCTCATCCCGACCAACCTATTTTTCGGATTTAG
- a CDS encoding Glu/Leu/Phe/Val dehydrogenase, protein MVSTSPLPLETPSPAHICPYDQACSYLEQAAKELRLDQNLLVMLSHPRKVITVSIPVKLDSGEVQVLAGHRVQHCDILGPYKGGTRYHPAVTLREVSALAMLMTWKCALLGIPYGGAKGGIAIDPSRYSVGELERITRRYTSELIKDIGPSVDIPAPDMGTSAREMAWMMDTYSVNVGHAVPGIVTGKPISVGGSRGREMATGRGTMIAVREALAERGKSLAGSRIAIQGFGNVGGAAALLLHQAGAKVIAVSTGAGGVYAENGLDIPALKSFAAQNHRSLKGFPNAMPISNAQLLTFPCDVLIPAALENQITEDNANQIQAAIVAEAANGPTTLEADRILEARGITVLPDILANAGGVVVSYLEWVQGLSYVFWDEERVNRELEHLMVQAYQQVSQKSRQREISLRGAAYMLGVGRVAQALSDRGLYP, encoded by the coding sequence ATGGTTTCTACATCCCCACTGCCGCTAGAAACTCCCTCTCCGGCTCATATTTGCCCCTACGACCAAGCTTGTAGCTATCTAGAACAGGCAGCAAAAGAATTAAGGTTAGACCAAAACCTACTCGTGATGCTGAGTCACCCGCGCAAAGTTATCACCGTATCAATTCCAGTTAAACTCGATAGCGGCGAAGTGCAAGTGTTAGCGGGGCATCGCGTACAGCATTGTGATATTTTAGGACCTTATAAAGGTGGAACTCGTTACCATCCGGCTGTAACCCTGCGAGAAGTTTCGGCATTGGCAATGTTGATGACATGGAAATGCGCTTTGCTGGGTATTCCCTACGGTGGAGCAAAAGGCGGAATTGCGATCGATCCTAGCCGCTATAGTGTGGGAGAACTAGAACGCATTACCAGGCGTTATACGAGCGAACTGATCAAGGATATCGGACCATCTGTAGATATTCCCGCCCCAGACATGGGGACTTCCGCACGGGAAATGGCGTGGATGATGGATACGTATTCTGTCAACGTCGGTCACGCCGTACCGGGAATCGTGACTGGAAAGCCGATTTCCGTGGGTGGATCGCGGGGTCGGGAAATGGCAACGGGACGAGGTACGATGATTGCCGTGCGAGAAGCACTTGCCGAACGGGGTAAGTCTTTGGCGGGATCGCGAATTGCGATTCAAGGTTTTGGGAATGTTGGCGGTGCGGCGGCTTTGTTACTCCACCAAGCAGGGGCAAAAGTCATTGCTGTTTCTACTGGTGCTGGGGGAGTGTACGCCGAAAATGGTTTAGATATTCCCGCACTCAAGAGTTTTGCGGCTCAAAATCACCGCAGTTTGAAGGGTTTTCCCAACGCCATGCCAATTAGTAATGCTCAGTTGCTAACTTTTCCCTGCGACGTGCTGATTCCTGCTGCATTAGAAAATCAGATTACTGAGGATAATGCTAACCAAATTCAAGCCGCGATCGTCGCAGAAGCAGCCAATGGACCGACAACCCTAGAAGCAGACCGCATATTAGAAGCGCGAGGCATAACGGTATTACCCGATATTCTGGCGAATGCTGGCGGAGTTGTAGTGAGTTATTTGGAATGGGTGCAAGGGCTTTCTTATGTATTTTGGGATGAGGAGCGCGTCAACCGAGAATTAGAACACTTGATGGTGCAAGCATATCAGCAAGTGTCTCAAAAATCTAGACAGCGGGAAATATCCTTGCGAGGGGCTGCATATATGTTGGGTGTCGGTCGCGTTGCTCAAGCACTCAGCGATCGCGGTTTGTATCCTTAA
- a CDS encoding thiol-disulfide oxidoreductase DCC family protein, which translates to MNQYIVIFDGNCNLCTTLVQLLEKLDQGQKFRYVSMQDETALQQLGITSQDCELGMILIDANTPNRRWQGTAAAEEIGRLLPMGEIFVNAYRSLPGLKWMGDRTYEQIRDNRYTLFGKRDTTYKTVYAADCGCASVGVGEEN; encoded by the coding sequence ATGAACCAATATATCGTTATCTTTGACGGCAATTGCAATCTCTGTACCACTCTCGTTCAATTATTAGAAAAACTAGACCAAGGACAAAAATTTCGCTATGTATCTATGCAAGATGAAACTGCTTTGCAACAGTTAGGAATTACATCTCAAGATTGCGAACTCGGGATGATTTTAATTGATGCTAATACTCCCAATCGTCGTTGGCAAGGTACAGCCGCCGCTGAAGAAATTGGCAGACTATTACCGATGGGTGAAATATTTGTCAATGCTTATCGTTCTCTACCAGGCTTAAAATGGATGGGCGATCGCACTTACGAACAAATCCGCGACAACCGCTACACTCTATTTGGCAAACGAGACACGACATATAAAACTGTGTACGCCGCCGATTGTGGCTGCGCTTCTGTGGGAGTCGGGGAAGAGAATTGA
- a CDS encoding alpha/beta hydrolase, with protein MNDKGAEETRSREAEGAIQNSKFKIQNSKFPDFPSSPNSPSPDSRLPTPNSRLPIVTNRLCFLSPKKLQPEYPLFIFLPGMDGTGQLLRSQTEGLEVAFDVRCLMIPPEDVSDWDVLSAQVIQLIHKELAKNPQREVYLCGESFGGCLAMKVAVKAPELFSRIILVNPASSVQLRPFLAWGSQFANLVPSCFYQFGAVGLLPFLASLGRVTKSDRREMLKVIRSVPPETVLWRITLVRDFDVDETQLKQLTQPILIIASAQDRLLPSIAEAERLVGILPNSRLVVLPYSGHACLLESETNLYDIMRSQHFLDANVEQIAAGKS; from the coding sequence ATGAATGATAAAGGAGCAGAGGAGACTAGGAGCAGGGAAGCAGAGGGAGCAATTCAAAATTCAAAATTCAAAATTCAAAATTCAAAATTTCCCGACTTCCCCAGCTCTCCCAATTCTCCTTCCCCCGACTCCCGACTCCCGACTCCCAACTCCCGACTCCCTATAGTGACCAACCGTCTTTGTTTCCTCAGTCCGAAAAAACTTCAGCCGGAGTATCCGCTATTCATATTTTTACCAGGAATGGATGGAACGGGGCAGTTATTGCGATCGCAAACTGAAGGATTAGAAGTTGCTTTTGACGTGCGTTGTTTGATGATTCCGCCAGAGGATGTGTCCGATTGGGATGTTTTGAGCGCGCAAGTGATTCAACTGATTCACAAAGAACTTGCCAAAAATCCTCAAAGAGAAGTTTACTTGTGCGGGGAGTCATTCGGTGGCTGTCTAGCAATGAAAGTAGCAGTCAAAGCACCAGAGTTATTTAGCCGCATTATTTTGGTCAATCCTGCTTCTTCCGTACAACTTCGTCCTTTCTTGGCGTGGGGTTCGCAATTTGCAAATTTAGTGCCGTCTTGTTTCTACCAATTTGGGGCAGTGGGATTGTTACCGTTTCTTGCCTCCTTGGGAAGAGTAACTAAAAGCGATCGTCGCGAAATGCTTAAAGTCATTCGTTCAGTACCCCCAGAAACAGTTCTCTGGCGAATTACTTTAGTCAGAGATTTTGATGTAGACGAAACACAGTTAAAGCAACTGACACAACCAATACTCATTATTGCCAGCGCTCAAGATCGTCTTTTACCTTCAATCGCAGAAGCAGAACGATTGGTGGGAATTTTACCAAATTCCCGTTTAGTCGTCCTACCCTACAGCGGACACGCCTGCTTGCTCGAATCAGAGACAAATCTTTATGACATCATGCGATCGCAGCATTTTTTAGATGCAAATGTGGAGCAAATAGCTGCTGGAAAGTCGTAA
- a CDS encoding VOC family protein, producing MSQEILGIHHVTAIASDPQKNLNFYAGFLGLRLVKVTVNFDDPETYHFYYGDELGRPGTIMTFFVWSDAPKGRQGTGQATIVSFAIPQASLGYWIERCIKYGIRYESPEERFGESVLSFKDPDGLMLELVATANPQASSPWSTNGIPAEHAIRGIHTIMLCEDGYELTAKLLTETMGWNFQQQEGNIFRYQINTGGSGKIVDVRCAPDFWKGAVAVGTVHHVAWRTRSDEEQEAWRSAIANLGFNVTPVLDRQYFHSIYFQEPGGIIFELATDVPGFTVDEAAAELGTHLMLPPWLEKKRQRIEAILPSLYLPQTGTSPITSSDAKGGLRSNHRPQTQLGFTHRFIPAAEPNIPYTLLLLHGTGGDETDLLWLGEELIPDAGILSPRGQVLENGMPRFFRRLAEGVFDPEDLKFRTHELANFVATAADSYGFEPDRVVAVGYSNGANIAVSMLLLRPYTLSAAVLFRPMVPLEPSQLPSLTGIPIFIAAGRNDSIVSPEETERLVKILQTAGADVTLTWHPGGHALSGEDVQAAKQWLLTVIS from the coding sequence ATGAGCCAAGAAATCCTGGGAATTCACCATGTGACTGCGATCGCCTCAGACCCACAGAAAAATCTCAACTTCTACGCTGGTTTTTTGGGGCTGCGTCTAGTCAAAGTTACCGTCAATTTCGACGATCCTGAAACATACCATTTCTATTACGGCGATGAATTAGGACGACCTGGTACGATTATGACGTTTTTCGTCTGGTCTGATGCGCCCAAGGGTCGTCAAGGAACGGGACAAGCGACAATTGTATCCTTTGCGATTCCCCAAGCATCGTTGGGTTATTGGATCGAACGCTGTATTAAATATGGCATCCGCTACGAAAGTCCCGAAGAACGGTTTGGCGAGTCTGTCTTGAGTTTTAAAGACCCAGATGGATTGATGTTAGAACTAGTAGCTACAGCCAATCCTCAAGCTTCATCGCCTTGGTCTACTAACGGTATTCCCGCAGAACACGCAATCCGTGGAATTCATACAATCATGCTATGTGAGGATGGCTACGAACTGACGGCAAAGTTGCTGACAGAAACGATGGGGTGGAATTTTCAACAACAAGAAGGGAATATATTTCGCTACCAAATTAACACAGGAGGATCGGGAAAAATTGTCGATGTCAGGTGTGCGCCAGATTTTTGGAAAGGTGCGGTAGCGGTGGGGACAGTCCATCATGTAGCGTGGCGGACTCGTAGCGATGAGGAACAGGAAGCTTGGAGAAGCGCGATCGCTAATTTAGGATTTAACGTTACCCCAGTCTTAGATCGTCAATATTTCCACTCAATTTACTTTCAAGAACCAGGGGGAATTATTTTTGAATTAGCTACAGATGTCCCAGGTTTTACCGTCGATGAAGCAGCAGCAGAACTGGGAACTCACCTGATGCTACCTCCTTGGTTGGAAAAGAAGCGGCAGCGCATTGAAGCAATTTTGCCATCACTATATTTACCGCAAACGGGTACTTCTCCTATTACTAGTAGCGATGCCAAAGGCGGTTTGCGAAGCAACCATCGCCCTCAAACTCAACTCGGATTTACCCACCGTTTCATTCCTGCTGCCGAGCCAAATATACCTTACACCTTGCTACTGCTACACGGAACAGGAGGCGATGAAACCGATTTACTTTGGCTGGGGGAAGAATTAATCCCAGATGCAGGAATACTCAGCCCACGCGGTCAAGTTTTAGAAAATGGAATGCCGCGATTTTTCCGGCGCTTGGCTGAAGGAGTATTCGATCCAGAAGACTTAAAATTCCGCACCCACGAACTTGCTAACTTTGTTGCCACTGCTGCTGATAGCTACGGATTTGAACCAGATCGAGTTGTTGCTGTAGGCTATTCCAATGGAGCAAATATTGCTGTCAGTATGTTGTTACTCCGTCCCTATACCCTGAGTGCAGCAGTATTATTCCGTCCGATGGTTCCCCTCGAACCGTCTCAATTACCCAGTCTTACTGGTATTCCCATATTTATTGCAGCCGGACGTAACGATTCTATCGTCAGTCCAGAGGAAACAGAACGATTAGTCAAAATATTGCAGACTGCTGGTGCTGATGTAACCCTCACTTGGCATCCTGGCGGACACGCCTTAAGTGGAGAAGACGTGCAAGCAGCTAAGCAATGGCTGTTGACAGTTATCAGTTAA
- a CDS encoding FAD-dependent oxidoreductase gives MTTKPVILTVDDDPEVLQAVARDLRREYGDRFRVLRAESGAVALEALQQLKLRNEPVALFLVDQRMPQMSGVEFLEQALQMFPETKKALLTAYADTDAAIRAINTTRIDYYLMKPWDPPEERLYPVLDDLLDDWLSQFRPPFDGIRVIGNRWSPHSHEIKDFLARNQLPYQWLDIELSEEARVLVKYANCDKLNLPLVLFSDGSSLLKPSPLEVAAKIGLQTQAGKPFYDLAIVGGGPGGLAAAVYGASEGLHTVLIEREAPGGQAGTSSRIENYLGFPVGLSGGDLARRAVTQARRFGVEILNPQEVQGIRIEDPYRIITLADGSEISCHALILALGVSWRRLNVPGMDRLTGAGVYYGAAQTEALACQGEEVYIVGGANSAGQGAMYFSRYAHHVTMLVRGESLASSMSQYLIDQIAETANITVKVHSQVVEVKGETNLEAIAIQNTQTGEIEVVPANSLFIFIGAVPRTEWLDGIVARDDRGFVLTGTDLSQNEHRPKGWTLDREPFLLETNVPGIFAVGDVRHGSIKRVASSVGEGSICVQFIHRYLSNVL, from the coding sequence ATGACAACCAAGCCTGTCATTTTAACAGTTGACGACGATCCAGAAGTTTTGCAAGCGGTGGCGCGGGACTTGCGACGAGAATATGGCGATCGCTTTCGCGTTTTACGGGCGGAATCTGGGGCAGTTGCTTTAGAGGCGCTGCAACAGCTAAAACTGCGAAACGAGCCTGTAGCATTGTTTTTAGTAGACCAAAGAATGCCGCAAATGTCTGGGGTAGAGTTTCTGGAACAGGCTTTACAGATGTTTCCAGAGACGAAAAAGGCATTACTCACGGCGTATGCAGATACGGACGCAGCGATCCGCGCCATCAATACCACGCGGATCGATTATTACTTAATGAAGCCTTGGGACCCGCCAGAAGAAAGACTATATCCAGTATTGGACGACCTTCTCGATGATTGGTTATCGCAATTCCGTCCGCCTTTTGATGGAATTCGCGTCATTGGCAATCGCTGGTCGCCTCATTCTCACGAAATTAAGGATTTTCTTGCCCGCAATCAGTTGCCTTATCAGTGGTTAGATATTGAGTTGTCAGAGGAAGCGCGAGTTTTAGTCAAATATGCCAACTGCGATAAATTAAATTTACCCCTGGTGCTATTTTCAGATGGTTCTAGTTTGCTCAAACCTTCACCTTTGGAGGTTGCAGCCAAAATTGGGCTACAGACTCAAGCTGGAAAACCATTTTACGATCTGGCGATCGTCGGTGGCGGACCAGGAGGTTTAGCAGCTGCGGTTTATGGTGCTTCGGAAGGGTTGCACACGGTACTCATTGAACGAGAAGCCCCAGGCGGACAAGCAGGAACGAGTTCGCGGATTGAGAATTACTTGGGATTTCCTGTGGGTTTGAGTGGCGGCGATTTAGCGAGAAGGGCAGTCACCCAGGCTAGGCGTTTTGGTGTAGAGATTCTCAATCCCCAAGAAGTGCAGGGAATTCGGATAGAAGATCCCTATCGGATTATAACTCTCGCAGATGGTAGTGAAATTAGCTGTCATGCTTTAATTTTGGCGTTGGGCGTTTCGTGGCGACGGTTGAACGTCCCTGGAATGGATCGGCTGACTGGGGCGGGCGTGTACTATGGTGCGGCGCAAACCGAAGCTTTGGCTTGTCAAGGGGAAGAAGTTTATATCGTCGGGGGTGCAAACTCCGCCGGACAAGGGGCGATGTATTTTTCGCGCTACGCCCATCACGTCACGATGTTAGTACGGGGCGAGTCTCTTGCGAGTAGTATGTCGCAATACCTAATCGACCAAATTGCCGAGACAGCAAATATTACAGTTAAGGTGCATTCCCAGGTGGTAGAGGTCAAAGGAGAGACAAATTTAGAGGCGATCGCAATTCAAAATACCCAAACAGGTGAGATTGAAGTCGTTCCGGCTAATTCCCTATTTATCTTCATTGGGGCTGTTCCCAGAACAGAATGGTTAGATGGAATTGTCGCACGCGACGATCGCGGTTTTGTGTTGACTGGAACAGATCTCAGCCAGAACGAACACCGCCCGAAAGGATGGACGTTAGATCGAGAACCTTTTTTACTAGAAACTAACGTACCTGGAATTTTTGCTGTAGGGGACGTGCGCCACGGTTCGATTAAGCGCGTCGCTTCTAGCGTCGGTGAAGGTTCGATTTGCGTCCAATTTATCCATCGGTATTTAAGTAATGTGTTGTAA
- a CDS encoding lysophospholipid acyltransferase family protein — protein sequence MSGNSPLQISDWFLASMGTKQFLYYEDRIPRDSAVLVVSNHRSFMDAPLLMKAVERPIRFACHHYMGQVPVMREIVTGQLGCFPLETPQYRQQSFFNQAIELLQRRQAVGVFPEGTKPMVQFSQPYQMQKFQRGFAHLAIRAAAGGEIHQPVKDLAVLPVAIASLEEVNTSAVPLRLLSVFDPSEPLFDRAGWHPLVIYRRVALLVGRPLWITPQQVKQYQGKQAKAVVSELTERCETEIETLLRQGCY from the coding sequence ATGAGTGGAAACAGCCCCCTGCAAATTTCCGATTGGTTTCTAGCTTCGATGGGAACCAAACAGTTTCTCTATTACGAAGACCGTATTCCTCGCGATAGTGCCGTGTTGGTCGTGAGCAATCACCGTAGCTTTATGGATGCACCGCTATTGATGAAGGCAGTGGAACGTCCAATCCGCTTTGCTTGCCATCATTACATGGGACAAGTACCAGTCATGCGCGAGATTGTTACGGGTCAATTAGGGTGTTTTCCTTTGGAAACTCCCCAATATCGCCAACAAAGCTTTTTTAATCAAGCAATTGAATTATTGCAACGTCGGCAAGCCGTGGGAGTCTTTCCCGAAGGGACAAAGCCAATGGTGCAATTTAGCCAACCTTATCAAATGCAAAAGTTTCAGCGCGGATTTGCTCACTTAGCAATTCGGGCAGCTGCGGGCGGAGAGATTCATCAACCAGTCAAGGACTTGGCAGTTCTACCAGTGGCGATCGCCTCTTTAGAAGAAGTTAACACCTCCGCCGTACCGCTACGGCTGCTGAGTGTATTTGACCCCTCAGAACCTTTATTCGATCGCGCTGGCTGGCATCCTTTGGTAATTTATCGCCGCGTTGCCCTTCTCGTCGGTCGTCCCTTGTGGATTACGCCTCAGCAGGTGAAACAATATCAGGGCAAACAAGCAAAAGCTGTTGTATCAGAATTGACCGAGCGCTGCGAGACAGAAATCGAGACGCTGTTACGTCAAGGATGTTACTAG
- a CDS encoding metallophosphoesterase has protein sequence MLTLLGVLLNREPMMQPAPPQLLTEPFLQLPTANSVRVVWFTEFAGSQHAVTYGAGLKQTAIASTVKLSRTREDRESHVGAQAETGQYQNIKLRDIWRHEAEVTGLSAGVRVPYRVSSLRDDGTTFSSGEYSLASLPESGTPLKILLTSDHQLKPMTAANLQKVVETVGRVDGVFFAGDLINIPDRASEWFDDNRGGAFFPCLQGRAKYEIAKTVYRGGAIAQNAPIFPAIGNHEVMGRYGSGDSLGEEFENSIPRAIAKKLYSEQTATQTEQWLKDRSFNTNTYEEIFTLPETSPGGKTYYAITFGDVRLVVLYVTNMWRTPNLNPDARGKYQERQQDLNNPEKWGYGQVIFGEIAKGSPQYNWLEAELKSQEFQQAKYKIVMFHHPPHSLGDNIVPAYTDPVQIRDRATDGSLKAVRYEYPRAADYIIRDVVPLLETAGVQLVFYGHSHLWNRFISNNGTHFLETSNVGNTYGAAVENKRRKVPPGNERDYIALGDPNGLQPIVPTIAPLRGEDGEPQPYIASNDITVFSIFNTATGTISSYRFDTRSPGSEVVKFDEFAL, from the coding sequence ATGCTGACGCTGCTAGGAGTGCTACTCAACAGAGAGCCAATGATGCAACCTGCACCACCCCAGTTACTGACAGAACCATTTTTACAACTACCAACAGCCAACTCTGTACGGGTAGTGTGGTTTACAGAATTTGCAGGTAGTCAGCACGCAGTTACTTATGGTGCAGGACTGAAACAAACTGCGATCGCCTCTACAGTTAAACTCAGCCGCACGCGAGAAGATCGAGAATCCCATGTCGGCGCACAAGCTGAAACCGGACAATACCAAAACATCAAACTGCGAGATATCTGGCGACACGAAGCAGAAGTGACGGGATTAAGTGCTGGGGTGCGCGTCCCCTATCGCGTATCTAGCCTGCGTGATGATGGCACGACATTCAGTAGCGGTGAATATAGCCTTGCTTCCCTGCCTGAATCTGGAACGCCACTCAAAATTTTACTCACCTCGGATCATCAACTCAAACCGATGACAGCAGCAAACTTGCAAAAAGTGGTAGAGACGGTAGGGAGAGTAGATGGGGTTTTCTTTGCTGGAGACTTAATTAATATTCCCGATCGCGCTTCCGAATGGTTTGACGATAATCGTGGTGGCGCGTTTTTTCCCTGCTTGCAAGGAAGGGCAAAATACGAGATTGCTAAAACAGTGTATCGCGGTGGGGCGATCGCTCAAAATGCTCCCATATTTCCCGCGATCGGCAATCATGAGGTAATGGGTAGATATGGTAGTGGCGATAGTTTAGGGGAAGAATTCGAGAATTCTATCCCGCGTGCGATCGCTAAAAAACTTTATTCCGAACAAACAGCAACTCAAACAGAACAATGGTTGAAGGATCGTTCCTTTAATACGAATACATACGAAGAAATTTTCACGCTTCCCGAAACGAGTCCAGGCGGAAAGACATACTACGCCATTACTTTTGGCGACGTGCGGTTGGTAGTATTGTACGTGACAAATATGTGGCGGACACCCAATCTCAATCCAGACGCAAGAGGAAAGTATCAAGAACGCCAGCAAGATTTGAATAACCCTGAAAAGTGGGGTTACGGACAGGTGATTTTTGGTGAAATTGCTAAAGGTAGTCCGCAATATAACTGGTTGGAAGCGGAACTCAAGAGCCAGGAGTTCCAACAAGCGAAATACAAGATTGTCATGTTCCACCATCCGCCCCATTCTTTAGGAGATAATATCGTTCCTGCTTATACCGATCCGGTACAAATTCGCGATCGCGCTACGGATGGTAGCCTCAAAGCAGTGCGTTACGAATATCCTAGAGCAGCAGATTACATCATTCGCGATGTCGTACCTTTGTTAGAGACGGCTGGGGTGCAATTAGTTTTTTACGGGCATTCTCACCTGTGGAATCGTTTTATTAGTAATAATGGCACGCACTTTTTAGAAACATCGAATGTTGGCAACACTTACGGTGCGGCTGTGGAAAATAAAAGGCGAAAAGTACCACCCGGCAACGAGCGGGATTATATTGCGCTAGGCGATCCAAATGGGTTGCAACCTATAGTACCAACCATTGCTCCTTTACGAGGTGAAGACGGCGAACCACAGCCTTATATTGCCAGCAACGATATTACAGTTTTTAGTATTTTCAATACGGCAACAGGTACGATTAGCAGCTATCGATTTGACACGCGATCCCCGGGTTCAGAGGTGGTTAAATTTGATGAATTTGCTTTGTAG
- the metG gene encoding methionine--tRNA ligase, whose translation MNFADRSKDTFAVTTPLYYVNDLPHIGSAYPTMAADALARFERLLGKSVLMITGTDEHGQKIQRAAESHGRSPQEYCDRISSSFVSLWELLNIQYDRFSRTTATQHEAIVKEFFGRVWDAGDIYSDRQQGWYCVSCEEFKEERELLAGNYCPLHPNKQVEWRDEQNYFFRLSRYQEQLEAHYQTYPDFIQPVSRRNEVLNFVSQGLQDFSISRVNVDWGFPVPVAPEQTLYVWFDALLGYVTALLDPDSEATLENALAQWWPINIHIIGKDILRFHAVYWPAMLMSAGLPLPGRVFGHGFLTKDGQKMGKTMGNTIDPVALVKQYGSDAVRYYFLKTIEFGKDGDFSETRFINTVNADLADNLGNLLNRTLSMVRKYCAGKVPSVGEIAVEHPLRAIATSLGQEVKQYYEVLAFDRACEAILDLVRASNKFIDEQAPWSLYKQKRQTEVEEVLYAVLESVRLAAYLLAPIIPHTCTEIYKQLGFAIDFNNKAQTFITTPFSSHSNWGILSDMQQLGEPRPVFHRIELAQKV comes from the coding sequence ATGAATTTTGCCGATCGCAGCAAAGACACATTCGCTGTTACAACGCCACTATATTACGTCAACGACTTACCTCATATCGGCAGTGCTTATCCAACGATGGCAGCAGATGCGCTGGCTCGGTTTGAGCGATTGTTGGGCAAGTCCGTACTCATGATTACAGGCACGGACGAACACGGGCAAAAAATTCAACGAGCGGCAGAGAGTCACGGGCGATCGCCTCAAGAGTACTGCGATCGAATTTCATCGAGCTTTGTCTCTTTATGGGAGCTGTTGAATATACAATACGACCGCTTTAGTCGGACGACAGCAACTCAACATGAAGCCATAGTCAAAGAGTTTTTTGGGCGAGTTTGGGATGCCGGAGATATTTACTCCGATCGCCAGCAAGGATGGTATTGCGTTTCCTGTGAAGAATTTAAAGAGGAACGAGAATTATTAGCGGGAAATTACTGCCCGCTGCACCCAAATAAACAGGTAGAGTGGCGGGACGAACAAAATTACTTTTTTCGCTTGTCGCGCTACCAGGAACAACTAGAAGCACATTATCAAACATATCCCGATTTTATCCAGCCAGTCAGCCGTCGCAACGAAGTGCTGAACTTTGTCAGTCAAGGCTTACAGGATTTTTCGATTTCGCGGGTGAATGTAGATTGGGGTTTTCCCGTTCCCGTCGCGCCAGAACAGACGCTCTATGTCTGGTTTGATGCATTGTTAGGATACGTGACGGCGCTGCTCGATCCTGACAGCGAAGCAACTTTGGAAAATGCTTTAGCTCAATGGTGGCCCATTAACATACACATTATCGGTAAAGATATTCTCCGCTTCCATGCTGTCTATTGGCCCGCGATGTTGATGTCTGCTGGTTTGCCGTTACCAGGGCGAGTTTTCGGACACGGCTTTTTAACCAAAGACGGGCAGAAAATGGGAAAAACGATGGGAAATACAATCGATCCCGTGGCTTTGGTTAAGCAATATGGTTCCGATGCCGTGCGCTATTACTTTCTCAAAACGATTGAGTTTGGTAAAGATGGAGATTTCAGCGAAACTCGATTCATCAATACAGTCAACGCAGATTTAGCAGATAACTTAGGAAACTTGTTAAATCGCACCCTGAGCATGGTGCGCAAGTACTGCGCTGGCAAAGTACCGAGTGTAGGAGAAATAGCTGTCGAGCATCCCCTCAGGGCGATCGCTACCTCTTTAGGACAGGAAGTGAAACAATACTACGAAGTCCTAGCATTCGATCGCGCTTGTGAAGCAATTCTCGATCTCGTCAGAGCGAGTAATAAATTCATCGACGAGCAAGCACCGTGGAGTCTCTACAAACAAAAGCGACAGACAGAAGTGGAGGAAGTATTGTATGCTGTGTTGGAATCAGTTAGATTAGCAGCTTATTTACTAGCCCCAATTATCCCACATACTTGCACCGAAATTTATAAACAGTTAGGATTTGCGATTGATTTTAATAACAAAGCTCAAACTTTCATTACTACTCCATTCAGCAGTCACTCAAATTGGGGGATACTGAGCGATATGCAACAATTGGGGGAGCCTAGACCAGTTTTTCACCGCATAGAATTGGCTCAAAAGGTTTAA